The Clostridioides sp. ES-S-0010-02 genome window below encodes:
- a CDS encoding SDR family oxidoreductase — MEKLQGKVAVVTAATKGIGLASAEILAQNGAVVYLAARSEELANEVIDRISAEGGCAKFVYFNAREEETFTSMIEDVVKKEGKIDILVNNFGSTNPSLDKDLLTGDTDNFFDTVNTNLKSVYLPCKAAIPHMIKNGKGSIINISSIGSVLPDLSRIAYCVSKSAINSLTQNIATQYAKDNVRCNAVLPGLIATKAALDNMSPEFIKEFLKHVPLNRIGKPEDIAKAVLFYASDDSSFITGDLLEVAGGFGLPTPQFADNILG, encoded by the coding sequence ATGGAAAAATTACAAGGTAAAGTTGCAGTGGTTACTGCAGCAACTAAAGGTATTGGATTAGCATCAGCTGAAATATTGGCACAAAATGGAGCAGTTGTATATTTAGCAGCTCGTTCAGAAGAATTGGCTAATGAAGTTATAGACAGAATAAGTGCAGAAGGCGGGTGTGCTAAGTTTGTTTATTTTAATGCTCGTGAAGAAGAAACGTTTACTTCAATGATAGAAGATGTAGTTAAAAAAGAAGGTAAGATAGATATACTTGTAAATAATTTTGGTTCGACAAATCCCTCACTTGATAAAGACCTTTTAACTGGAGATACAGATAATTTCTTTGATACAGTAAATACTAATTTAAAAAGTGTATATTTACCATGTAAAGCTGCTATTCCTCATATGATAAAGAATGGCAAGGGAAGTATAATAAATATATCTAGTATAGGTTCAGTATTGCCTGACCTATCTAGAATAGCTTATTGTGTATCAAAATCAGCAATCAACTCATTAACTCAAAATATAGCAACACAATATGCAAAAGACAATGTTAGATGTAATGCTGTACTTCCAGGCCTTATTGCAACCAAAGCTGCTTTAGATAATATGTCTCCAGAATTCATAAAGGAGTTCCTAAAGCATGTTCCTTTAAATCGTATAGGGAAACCAGAAGACATAGCAAAAGCTGTTTTATTCTATGCTAGTGATGATTCATCCTTTATAACAGGAGACTTACTTGAAGTAGCTGGAGGATTTGGTTTACCTACGCCACAGTTTGCAGATAATATATTAGGATAA
- the fusA gene encoding elongation factor G — MARKFPLERTRNIGIMAHIDAGKTTTTERILFYTGQTHKIGETHEGASQMDWMEQEKERGITITSAATTASWKDHRINIIDTPGHVDFTVEVERSLRVLDGSVAVFCAKGGVEPQSENVWRQAETYGVPRIAFVNKMDILGADFYNVVSMMKSRLNSNAVPMQLPIGKEDSFIGIIDLLKMDAVIYKDDLGVEMEETDIPEDMKELATEWREKLVEAVAETDEELMMKYLEGEEPTIDELKVAIRKATIACEMNPVFCGTAYRNKGVQLVIDAVLDYLPAPTDIAAIKGILEDGEEAERHSSDEEPFSALAFKIMTDPFVGKLAFFRVYSGTLESGSYVLNATKNKRERIGRILQMHANTREEITKVYAGDIAAAVGLKDTTTGDTLCDPANPIILESMEFPEPVISVAIEPSSKAAQEKMGIALQKLAEEDPTFTVKTDQETGQTIISGMGELHLEIIVDRLLREFKVEAKVGAPQVAYRETITQPVDVEYKYSKQSGGRGQYGHVKIRVAPQEPGEGYKFTNKTVGGSVPKEYVGPVDMGIQGAMQSGIVAGYPVVDVAVELYDGSYHEVDSSEMAFKMAGSMAFKDAMKKGNAVLLEPYFKVEVVTPEDYMGDVMGDLNSRRGLIQGMEARSGAQVINAFVPLSEMFGYSTDLRSSTQGRATYTMIFDHYEQVPASVAKKIAEGK; from the coding sequence ATGGCTAGAAAGTTTCCTTTGGAAAGAACTAGGAATATAGGAATCATGGCTCATATAGATGCAGGGAAAACTACTACTACAGAAAGAATCCTGTTTTATACTGGGCAAACTCATAAGATAGGAGAAACTCATGAAGGGGCTTCTCAAATGGACTGGATGGAGCAAGAAAAGGAAAGAGGTATAACAATAACTTCTGCCGCTACTACTGCTTCATGGAAAGACCATAGAATAAATATAATAGATACTCCTGGACACGTGGACTTCACAGTTGAAGTTGAAAGATCTCTAAGAGTTCTTGACGGTTCAGTTGCTGTATTCTGTGCAAAAGGTGGGGTTGAACCTCAATCTGAGAATGTATGGAGACAAGCTGAAACTTATGGAGTACCTAGAATAGCTTTTGTAAATAAAATGGATATATTAGGAGCAGATTTCTACAATGTTGTAAGCATGATGAAATCTAGATTAAATTCTAATGCAGTTCCTATGCAATTACCAATAGGTAAAGAAGATTCATTTATAGGTATAATAGACTTATTAAAAATGGATGCTGTTATATACAAAGACGACTTAGGTGTTGAAATGGAAGAAACAGACATACCAGAGGATATGAAAGAATTAGCTACAGAGTGGAGAGAAAAATTAGTTGAAGCAGTAGCTGAAACTGACGAAGAGTTAATGATGAAATATCTTGAAGGTGAAGAACCTACTATAGATGAACTAAAAGTTGCTATAAGAAAAGCTACTATAGCGTGTGAGATGAACCCAGTTTTCTGTGGTACAGCTTATAGAAACAAAGGTGTTCAGTTAGTAATAGATGCAGTTTTAGATTACTTACCAGCACCAACTGATATAGCAGCTATAAAAGGTATATTGGAAGATGGAGAGGAAGCTGAAAGACATTCTTCTGATGAAGAGCCATTCTCTGCATTAGCATTCAAAATAATGACTGACCCATTTGTTGGAAAACTAGCGTTCTTCAGAGTTTACTCTGGAACATTAGAATCTGGTTCTTATGTTTTAAATGCAACTAAGAATAAGAGAGAAAGAATTGGTCGTATACTACAAATGCATGCCAATACAAGAGAAGAAATAACTAAAGTTTATGCTGGAGATATAGCAGCAGCAGTAGGATTAAAAGATACTACTACTGGAGACACATTATGTGATCCTGCTAATCCAATAATACTTGAATCTATGGAATTCCCTGAGCCAGTTATATCTGTTGCTATAGAACCAAGTTCTAAAGCAGCTCAAGAAAAAATGGGTATAGCTCTTCAAAAATTAGCTGAAGAAGACCCAACTTTCACAGTTAAAACTGACCAAGAAACAGGACAAACTATAATATCTGGTATGGGTGAATTACACTTAGAGATAATAGTAGATAGATTATTAAGAGAATTTAAAGTAGAAGCCAAAGTTGGTGCTCCACAAGTTGCATATAGAGAAACTATAACTCAACCAGTTGATGTTGAATACAAGTACTCTAAGCAATCAGGTGGTAGAGGACAATATGGTCACGTTAAGATTAGAGTTGCTCCTCAAGAGCCAGGTGAAGGATACAAATTCACAAACAAAACTGTTGGTGGATCTGTACCAAAAGAATATGTTGGTCCAGTTGACATGGGTATACAAGGAGCTATGCAATCTGGTATAGTTGCTGGATATCCAGTTGTAGACGTTGCTGTTGAGTTATATGATGGTTCTTACCATGAAGTTGACTCTTCTGAAATGGCGTTCAAGATGGCTGGTTCAATGGCATTCAAAGATGCTATGAAGAAAGGTAATGCAGTTCTTTTAGAGCCTTACTTTAAAGTAGAAGTTGTTACTCCAGAAGATTACATGGGAGATGTTATGGGTGACTTAAACTCAAGAAGAGGATTAATCCAAGGAATGGAAGCAAGAAGTGGTGCACAAGTTATAAATGCATTTGTTCCACTTTCAGAAATGTTTGGATACTCTACAGACCTAAGATCTTCAACTCAAGGTCGTGCAACTTATACAATGATATTCGATCACTATGAACAAGTTCCAGCTTCAGTTGCTAAAAAGATAGCTGAAGGAAAATAA
- the rpsG gene encoding 30S ribosomal protein S7 — translation MPRKGNVPKREVLPDPMYGSKVVTKLINNLMVDGKKGKSQTIVYDAFTVIAEKTGEDALEVFNKAMDNIMPVLEVKARRVGGANYQVPIEVRPERRQTLGLRWLVKYTRARGEKGMVDKLAKEIMDAANNTGASVKKKEDTHKMAEANKAFAHYRW, via the coding sequence ATGCCAAGAAAAGGTAATGTTCCAAAGAGAGAAGTTTTACCAGATCCTATGTATGGGAGTAAGGTAGTTACTAAATTAATAAATAATTTAATGGTAGACGGAAAAAAAGGAAAGTCTCAAACAATAGTTTATGATGCTTTCACAGTTATTGCTGAAAAAACAGGAGAAGATGCTTTAGAAGTATTTAATAAGGCAATGGATAATATAATGCCTGTTTTAGAAGTAAAAGCAAGAAGAGTTGGTGGGGCAAACTACCAAGTACCAATCGAAGTTAGACCTGAAAGAAGACAAACATTAGGTTTAAGATGGTTAGTAAAATACACTAGAGCTCGTGGAGAAAAAGGAATGGTTGATAAATTAGCTAAAGAAATAATGGACGCAGCTAACAACACAGGAGCTTCAGTTAAGAAAAAAGAAGATACTCATAAAATGGCAGAAGCTAATAAAGCATTTGCTCATTATAGATGGTAG
- the rpsL gene encoding 30S ribosomal protein S12 — MPTINQLVRKSRKAVEKKSTAPALQKGYNSLNKKVTDASAPQKRGVCTSVKTVTPKKPNSALRKVARVRLTNGIEVSAYIPGEGHNLQEHSVVLIRGGRVKDLPGVRYHILRGTLDTAGVDKRRQSRSKYGAKKPKDAKK; from the coding sequence ATGCCAACAATTAACCAATTAGTTCGTAAAAGTAGAAAAGCAGTTGAAAAGAAATCTACTGCTCCAGCATTACAAAAAGGTTACAACTCTTTAAACAAGAAAGTAACTGACGCTAGTGCTCCACAAAAAAGAGGGGTTTGTACTTCAGTAAAAACAGTTACTCCTAAGAAACCTAACTCAGCTTTAAGAAAAGTTGCCAGAGTTAGATTAACTAATGGTATAGAAGTTTCTGCTTATATACCAGGAGAAGGACATAACTTACAAGAGCATAGTGTTGTTCTTATAAGAGGCGGAAGAGTAAAAGACCTTCCAGGGGTTAGATACCATATACTAAGAGGTACTTTAGATACAGCAGGTGTTGATAAGAGAAGACAATCAAGATCTAAGTATGGTGCTAAGAAACCTAAGGACGCTAAAAAATAA
- the rpoB gene encoding DNA-directed RNA polymerase subunit beta, whose product MPHPVTIGKRTRMSFSKIKEIADVPNLIEIQVDSYEWFLKEGLKEVFDDISPIEDYTGNLILEFVDYSLDDKPKYDIEECKERDATYCAPLKVKVRLINKETGEIKEQEVFMGDFPLMTERGTFVINGAERVIVSQLVRSPGVYYAEERDKTGKRLISSTVIPNRGAWLEYETDSNDVISVRVDRTRKQPVTVLLRALGIGTDAEIIDLLGEDERLSATLEKDNTKTVEEGLVEIYKKLRPGEPPTVESASSLLNALFFDPKRYDLAKVGRYKFNKKLALCYRIMNRISAEDIINPETGEVFVKAGEKISYELAKDIQNAGINVVNLLMDDDKKVRVIGNNFVDIKSHIDFDIDDLNIKEKVHYPTLKEILDGYSDEEEIKEAIKSRIKELIPKHILLDDIIASISYEFNIFYNIGNIDDIDHLGNRRIRSVGELLQNQVRIGLSRMERVIKERMTVQDMEAITPQALVNIRPVSAAIKEFFGSSQLSQFMDQTNPLSELTHKRRLSALGPGGLSRERAGFEVRDVHHSHYGRMCPIETPEGPNIGLINSLGTYAKINEFGFIESPYRKFDKVTSTVTDEIHYLTADEEDLFVRAQANEPLTDNGKFVNHRVVCRTVNGAVEMVPESRVDYMDISPKQVVSVATAMIPFLENDDANRALMGANMQRQAVPLVRREAPIIGTGIEYRAAKDSGAVVVARNSGIAERVTADEIIIKREDGNRDRYNLLKFKRSNSGTCINQTPIITKGEQIVQGDVIADGPATDLGEVALGRNCLIAFMTWEGYNYEDAILINERLVKEDRLSTIHIEEYECEARDTKLGPEEITRDIPNVGDSAIKNLDDRGIIRIGAEVDSGDILVGKVTPKGETELTAEERLLRAIFGEKAREVRDTSLKVPHGESGIIVDVKVFTRENGDDLSPGVNELVRCYIAKKRKIKVGDKMAGRHGNKGVISRILPEEDMPFMENGTPLDIILNPQGIPSRMNIGQVLEVHLGLAAKTLGWYVATSVFDGANEYDIMDALEEAGYPRDGKLTLYDGRTGETFDNRITVGYMYYLKLHHLVDEKLHARSTGPYSLVTQQPLGGKAQFGGQRFGEMEVWALEAYGAAHILQEILTVKSDDVVGRVRTYEAIVKGENIPEPGIPESFKVLIKELQSLCLDVKVLTDEDQEIEVRESVDEDDTIGEFELDVVNNMGEVEESNIIEEIEDDFTETVEDEDIENLEEFAEEDLFEEEIDFDGDDFDM is encoded by the coding sequence ATGCCACATCCTGTCACGATAGGTAAAAGAACTAGAATGAGCTTTTCTAAAATTAAGGAAATAGCTGATGTGCCAAATCTTATAGAAATTCAAGTAGATTCCTATGAGTGGTTTTTAAAAGAAGGTTTAAAAGAAGTGTTTGATGATATTTCACCAATAGAAGATTATACTGGTAATCTTATATTGGAATTTGTTGACTACTCTTTAGACGATAAACCAAAGTACGATATAGAAGAGTGTAAAGAGAGAGATGCTACATATTGTGCACCTCTAAAAGTTAAGGTAAGACTTATAAATAAAGAAACAGGTGAAATAAAAGAACAAGAAGTATTTATGGGTGACTTCCCTTTAATGACAGAAAGAGGAACTTTCGTTATAAATGGGGCAGAAAGAGTTATCGTAAGTCAATTAGTTAGATCTCCTGGTGTTTACTATGCGGAAGAGAGAGACAAAACAGGTAAGAGATTAATTTCATCTACTGTAATTCCTAATAGAGGAGCATGGTTAGAATATGAAACAGATTCTAACGATGTAATATCTGTAAGAGTTGATAGAACAAGAAAACAACCAGTTACAGTTTTACTTAGAGCTTTAGGAATAGGGACAGATGCAGAAATAATTGACCTTTTAGGAGAAGACGAAAGATTATCTGCCACATTAGAAAAAGATAATACTAAGACAGTAGAGGAAGGTCTTGTTGAGATATATAAAAAATTAAGACCAGGTGAACCACCTACTGTAGAAAGTGCATCATCTTTACTAAATGCTTTATTCTTTGATCCAAAGAGATATGATTTAGCAAAAGTTGGTAGATACAAATTTAATAAAAAGCTTGCTTTATGCTATAGAATTATGAATAGAATTTCAGCAGAAGACATAATAAATCCTGAAACAGGAGAAGTATTTGTAAAAGCTGGAGAAAAAATAAGCTATGAGTTAGCTAAAGATATACAAAATGCAGGTATAAATGTAGTAAATCTATTAATGGATGATGATAAGAAAGTTAGAGTTATAGGAAATAATTTTGTAGACATTAAGTCTCATATTGATTTTGACATAGATGATTTAAACATAAAAGAAAAAGTGCATTATCCAACATTAAAAGAAATTTTAGATGGATATAGTGATGAAGAAGAAATAAAAGAAGCTATAAAATCAAGAATTAAAGAACTTATACCAAAACATATATTATTAGACGATATAATAGCTTCAATAAGTTATGAATTCAATATCTTCTATAATATAGGAAACATTGATGATATAGACCATTTAGGAAATAGAAGAATAAGATCTGTAGGAGAATTATTACAAAACCAAGTTAGAATTGGTCTTTCAAGAATGGAAAGAGTCATAAAAGAAAGAATGACAGTTCAAGATATGGAAGCTATAACGCCTCAAGCGTTAGTTAACATAAGACCAGTTTCAGCTGCAATAAAAGAATTCTTTGGTAGTTCTCAGTTATCTCAGTTCATGGACCAAACAAATCCTTTATCTGAGTTAACACATAAGAGAAGACTATCAGCTCTTGGGCCTGGAGGTCTTTCAAGAGAAAGAGCTGGATTCGAAGTGCGTGACGTTCACCATTCACACTACGGTAGAATGTGTCCGATAGAGACTCCAGAAGGACCAAATATCGGTCTTATAAACTCTCTTGGAACTTATGCGAAAATAAATGAGTTTGGATTTATAGAATCACCATATAGAAAATTTGATAAAGTAACATCAACAGTTACTGATGAGATACATTATTTAACTGCTGATGAAGAAGATTTATTCGTAAGAGCTCAGGCAAATGAGCCATTAACAGACAATGGTAAATTCGTAAACCATAGAGTTGTTTGTAGAACTGTAAATGGTGCTGTTGAAATGGTTCCTGAAAGCAGAGTAGATTACATGGATATATCTCCTAAGCAGGTTGTATCTGTTGCCACTGCTATGATACCTTTCTTAGAAAATGATGATGCCAACCGTGCCCTTATGGGAGCGAACATGCAACGTCAGGCAGTGCCTCTAGTTAGAAGAGAAGCACCAATTATAGGAACTGGTATAGAATATAGAGCTGCAAAAGACTCTGGAGCAGTTGTTGTTGCTAGAAATTCTGGTATAGCAGAAAGAGTAACAGCAGATGAGATAATTATAAAAAGAGAAGATGGAAACAGAGATAGATATAATCTACTTAAGTTTAAACGTTCAAACTCAGGTACTTGTATAAATCAAACACCTATAATAACTAAAGGTGAGCAAATAGTGCAAGGAGATGTTATAGCAGACGGTCCAGCAACTGATTTAGGAGAAGTAGCACTTGGAAGAAACTGTCTTATAGCATTCATGACTTGGGAAGGTTATAACTACGAAGATGCCATATTAATAAATGAAAGATTAGTTAAAGAAGATAGATTATCAACAATTCATATAGAAGAATATGAATGTGAAGCTAGAGATACAAAACTAGGGCCAGAGGAAATAACTAGAGATATACCTAATGTTGGAGATAGTGCAATTAAGAACTTAGATGACAGAGGTATAATAAGAATAGGTGCAGAAGTAGATTCAGGAGATATACTAGTTGGTAAAGTAACTCCAAAAGGGGAAACTGAACTTACTGCTGAGGAAAGATTACTTCGTGCAATATTTGGTGAAAAGGCTAGAGAAGTTAGAGATACTTCACTTAAAGTACCTCATGGTGAATCTGGTATAATAGTTGATGTAAAAGTATTTACTAGAGAAAATGGAGATGATTTATCTCCAGGAGTAAATGAATTAGTAAGATGTTATATAGCTAAAAAGAGAAAAATAAAAGTTGGAGATAAAATGGCTGGTCGTCATGGGAATAAAGGGGTTATCTCAAGAATATTACCAGAAGAAGATATGCCATTTATGGAAAATGGAACTCCACTAGATATAATACTTAACCCACAAGGTATACCATCACGTATGAACATCGGTCAGGTTTTAGAGGTTCATTTAGGACTTGCTGCTAAGACTTTAGGATGGTATGTTGCAACATCAGTATTTGATGGTGCCAATGAGTATGATATAATGGATGCTCTTGAAGAAGCTGGATATCCTAGAGATGGTAAATTAACTTTATATGATGGTAGAACAGGTGAAACTTTTGATAATAGAATAACTGTTGGATATATGTACTACTTAAAACTACATCATTTAGTTGATGAAAAACTACATGCAAGAAGTACTGGACCATACTCATTAGTTACTCAACAGCCACTAGGTGGTAAAGCACAATTTGGTGGACAAAGATTTGGAGAGATGGAGGTTTGGGCTCTAGAAGCATATGGAGCTGCTCACATACTTCAAGAAATACTTACTGTTAAGTCTGATGATGTTGTAGGTCGTGTTAGAACTTACGAAGCTATAGTTAAAGGTGAAAACATACCTGAGCCAGGAATCCCAGAATCATTTAAGGTTCTTATAAAAGAACTTCAAAGTTTATGCTTAGATGTAAAAGTATTAACAGATGAAGATCAAGAAATAGAAGTAAGAGAATCTGTAGATGAAGATGACACAATAGGTGAATTTGAACTAGATGTTGTAAATAACATGGGAGAAGTTGAAGAAAGTAATATAATAGAAGAAATTGAAGATGATTTTACGGAAACCGTAGAAGATGAGGATATAGAGAATTTAGAAGAATTTGCTGAAGAAGATTTATTTGAAGAAGAAATAGACTTTGATGGTGATGACTTTGATATGTAA
- the rpoC gene encoding DNA-directed RNA polymerase subunit beta', which yields MFELNNFESIKIALASPEKIRQWSRGEVKKPETINYRTLKPEKDGLFCERIFGPQKDWECHCGKYRRVRYKGVVCDRCGVEVTKSKVRRERMGHIELAAPMSHIWYFKGIPSRMGLLLDMSPRSLEKILYFASYVVVDPGETGLNEKQLLTEKEYRTALEKYGYTFTVGMGAEAVKILLQNIDLEQQSKDLRAELKDSTGQKKVRTIRRLEVVEAFKKSGNKPEWMILDAIPVIPPDLRPMVQLDGGRFATSDLNDLYRRVINRNNRLKRLLELGAPDIIVRNEKRMLQEAVDALIDNGRRGRPVTGPGNRPLKSLSDMLKGKQGRFRQNLLGKRVDYSGRSVIVVGPELKFYQCGLPKKMALELFKPFVMDKLVKEGYAHNIKSAKSIVEKVKPEVWDVLEDVIKSHPVLLNRAPTLHRLGIQAFEPILVEGKAIKLHPLVCTAYNADFDGDQMAVHVPLSVEAQAEARFLMLSVNNILAPKDGSPITTPSQDMVLGCYYLTIEAQDDAKGTGMVFKDFNELLLAYYNKSVHLHALVKLKVTLEDGRSSLVESTVGRFIFNESIPQDLGFVDRNENPFALEVDFLADKKSLGKIIDKCFRKHGNTETAELLDYIKSLGFKYSTLGGITVAVADMSVPEEKKVFIAEAEEKVDKYEKAYRRGLISNEERYEKVIETWTETTDKVTDALMGGLDRLNNIYIMAHSGARGSKNQIRQLAGMRGLMANASGKTVEIPVKSNFREGLSVLEYFTSSHGARKGLADTAIRTAESGYLTRRLVDVSQDVIVREVDCGTEDTTEIYAIKEGNEVIEEIYDRIVGRYTIDPILNPETGEVIVEADAMIQEDEAETIVDLGIEKIRIRTVLNCKTNHGVCSKCYGRNLATGKEVNIGEAVGIIAAQSIGEPGTQLTMRTFHTGGVAGADITQGLPRVEELFEARKPKGLAVITEVSGRVEIDETGKRKEVNVIPEEGETQTYVIPYGSRLKVKQGQILEAGDPLTQGFINPHDIVRVKGVKGVQEYIVKEVQRVYRLQGVDVNDKHIEVIVRQMLSKVKVEDPGDTDLLPGGYEDVLTFNRCNEEAIAKDLRPAVAKRVLLGITKASLATDSFLSAASFQETTRVLTEAAIKGKEDHLIGLKENVILGKLIPAGTGMKKYRNIAVEKIED from the coding sequence TTGTTTGAATTAAACAATTTCGAGTCGATAAAAATAGCATTGGCTTCTCCAGAAAAAATAAGACAATGGTCTAGAGGAGAAGTTAAAAAGCCAGAAACTATAAATTACCGTACTTTAAAACCAGAAAAAGATGGTCTTTTCTGTGAAAGAATATTTGGACCACAAAAAGACTGGGAGTGCCATTGTGGTAAATATAGAAGAGTTAGATACAAAGGTGTAGTTTGTGATAGATGTGGAGTAGAAGTAACTAAATCGAAAGTAAGAAGAGAAAGAATGGGACATATAGAGCTAGCAGCTCCTATGTCTCACATCTGGTACTTTAAAGGTATACCAAGTAGAATGGGACTTTTACTTGATATGTCACCAAGATCATTGGAAAAAATACTATACTTTGCTTCATATGTAGTAGTTGATCCAGGAGAAACTGGATTGAATGAGAAGCAGTTATTGACAGAAAAAGAGTATAGAACTGCTCTTGAAAAATATGGATATACTTTTACTGTAGGTATGGGTGCTGAAGCTGTAAAGATATTGTTACAAAACATAGACTTAGAGCAACAAAGCAAAGACCTAAGAGCGGAATTAAAAGACAGTACAGGACAAAAGAAAGTTAGAACAATAAGAAGATTAGAAGTTGTAGAAGCATTTAAAAAATCTGGGAATAAACCAGAATGGATGATTTTAGATGCGATACCAGTAATACCACCAGATTTAAGACCAATGGTACAACTTGATGGTGGAAGATTTGCAACTTCAGACTTAAATGATTTATATAGAAGAGTTATAAACAGAAATAATAGACTTAAGAGATTATTAGAGCTTGGAGCTCCAGATATAATTGTAAGAAATGAAAAGAGAATGCTTCAAGAAGCAGTTGATGCATTAATAGATAATGGTAGAAGAGGTAGACCTGTAACAGGGCCTGGAAATAGACCACTTAAGTCTTTATCAGATATGTTAAAGGGTAAACAAGGTCGTTTCCGTCAAAACTTACTTGGTAAGCGTGTTGACTACTCAGGACGTTCTGTTATAGTTGTTGGACCAGAACTTAAATTCTATCAATGTGGTCTTCCAAAGAAAATGGCACTAGAACTATTTAAGCCATTTGTTATGGATAAACTAGTTAAAGAAGGATATGCACATAATATAAAAAGTGCAAAATCTATAGTAGAAAAAGTTAAGCCAGAAGTTTGGGATGTTTTAGAAGATGTTATAAAAAGCCATCCAGTTCTTCTTAACCGTGCGCCGACTCTGCATAGATTAGGTATACAAGCATTTGAACCAATCTTGGTTGAAGGTAAAGCTATAAAGCTACATCCACTTGTGTGTACAGCTTACAATGCAGACTTCGATGGTGACCAAATGGCAGTCCATGTACCTTTATCAGTAGAAGCACAAGCAGAAGCAAGATTCTTAATGCTTTCTGTAAACAACATTCTTGCTCCTAAAGATGGTTCTCCTATAACTACTCCATCTCAGGATATGGTTTTAGGTTGTTATTATCTAACAATAGAAGCACAAGATGATGCTAAAGGAACAGGAATGGTATTTAAAGACTTTAATGAGCTATTACTTGCTTATTACAATAAATCAGTTCATCTACATGCGTTAGTAAAACTAAAGGTGACTCTTGAAGATGGAAGAAGTTCATTAGTTGAAAGTACAGTTGGTAGATTTATATTTAATGAAAGCATACCTCAAGATTTAGGATTTGTAGATAGAAATGAAAACCCATTTGCTCTAGAAGTTGACTTCTTAGCAGATAAAAAATCTCTTGGTAAAATAATAGATAAGTGCTTTAGAAAACATGGAAATACAGAAACAGCGGAATTACTAGATTATATAAAATCTCTAGGATTTAAATATTCTACATTAGGTGGTATAACAGTTGCTGTTGCTGATATGAGTGTTCCAGAAGAAAAGAAAGTATTTATAGCTGAGGCAGAAGAAAAAGTTGATAAATATGAAAAAGCATACAGAAGAGGTTTAATATCTAATGAAGAAAGATATGAAAAAGTTATAGAGACATGGACAGAAACAACTGATAAGGTTACTGATGCTCTTATGGGTGGACTAGATAGATTAAACAATATATATATAATGGCACATTCAGGAGCCAGAGGTTCTAAAAACCAAATTAGACAGCTAGCAGGTATGCGTGGTCTTATGGCCAATGCATCTGGTAAAACAGTTGAGATACCAGTTAAATCTAATTTCCGTGAAGGTTTATCAGTACTTGAATACTTTACATCTTCACATGGTGCCAGAAAAGGTCTTGCCGATACAGCTATACGTACGGCTGAATCTGGATACTTAACAAGAAGACTTGTTGATGTAAGTCAGGATGTTATTGTAAGAGAAGTAGATTGCGGAACAGAAGATACTACAGAAATTTATGCTATAAAAGAAGGAAATGAAGTTATAGAAGAAATATATGATAGAATTGTAGGAAGATATACTATAGACCCTATATTAAATCCTGAAACTGGTGAAGTTATAGTTGAAGCTGATGCTATGATACAAGAAGATGAAGCAGAAACTATAGTAGATTTAGGAATTGAAAAAATTAGGATAAGAACAGTTCTTAACTGTAAAACTAATCATGGAGTTTGTTCTAAGTGCTATGGTAGAAACTTAGCTACAGGAAAAGAAGTTAATATAGGTGAAGCAGTTGGTATAATAGCAGCTCAATCTATAGGTGAGCCGGGTACTCAGCTTACAATGCGTACATTCCATACTGGAGGGGTTGCAGGAGCCGATATAACTCAAGGTCTTCCAAGGGTTGAAGAATTATTCGAAGCTAGAAAACCAAAAGGTTTAGCTGTAATAACTGAAGTATCTGGTAGAGTTGAAATAGATGAAACTGGAAAGAGAAAAGAAGTAAATGTAATACCAGAAGAAGGCGAAACTCAAACATATGTGATACCATATGGTTCTAGATTAAAAGTTAAGCAAGGACAGATATTAGAAGCTGGAGATCCTTTAACACAAGGATTTATAAATCCTCATGATATAGTAAGAGTAAAAGGTGTTAAAGGTGTTCAAGAATATATAGTTAAAGAAGTTCAAAGGGTTTATAGACTTCAAGGGGTTGATGTTAACGATAAGCATATAGAAGTTATAGTAAGACAAATGCTATCTAAAGTTAAAGTTGAAGACCCAGGAGATACAGATTTATTACCAGGTGGATATGAAGATGTATTAACATTTAATAGATGTAACGAAGAAGCTATAGCTAAAGACTTAAGACCAGCAGTTGCTAAAAGAGTATTACTTGGTATAACTAAAGCATCTCTTGCAACTGATTCATTCTTATCAGCAGCTTCATTCCAGGAAACAACAAGAGTATTAACAGAAGCTGCAATAAAAGGTAAAGAAGACCACCTAATAGGGCTTAAAGAGAATGTTATATTAGGTAAGCTAATACCAGCAGGAACAGGAATGAAGAAGTATAGAAATATAGCTGTTGAAAAAATTGAAGATTAA